The sequence GATCGGCGGCGGTACGGCAGCGGTCGAACAGCTCGCCCACGTGCGCTCTGGTACCGCGCAGCGGCTCCATGGTCGGGACGCGCTGCAGGGACTCGCGGCCGGGGATGTCGAAGATGACCGAGTCCCAGGAGGCGGCCGCGACCGACTCGCTGAACTGGCTCAGGCAACGTCCCCGGAAATAGGCCCGCGTGTCGCTGGGCGGGGCCTCGATGGCCCGCTGGACCTCTTCCTCGGTGACCAGGCGCTGCATCCGGCCCCGGGCGACCAGCCGGTTGTACAGGCCTCGGTCGGGACGGATGTCGGAGTACTGAAGGTCGACGAGCTGCAGGCGCGGATGGGACCAGGGAAGGCCGTCGCGGGTGCGGTAGCCCTCCAGCAGCTCCAGCTTGGCCACCCAGTCCAGCTCCCTGGACAGCTGCATCGGGTCCTCGGCCAGGCGGGTCAGGACCGACTCCCAGCGGTCCAGGACGTCCTTGGTGAGCTCGTCCACGCCGTTGCCGCTGCGCTCCTCGGCGTACTTGCGCGCCAGCTCCAGATACTCCATCTGGAGCTGGACCGCCGTGAGCTTGCGGCCGTCGCGCATCGCGATCTCGTATTTGAGCGTCGGGTCGTGGGAGACCGCGCGCAGCGCCTGGACGGGGTTCTCCACGGCGAGGTCGCGGGTGAAGTAGCCGTCCTCGATCATGGCCAGGACCAGCGCGGTGGAGCCCAGCTTCAGGTAGGTCGAGATCTCCGACATGTTGGCGTCGCCGATGATGACGTGCAGGCGGCGGTACTTCTCCGGGTCGGCGTGCGGCTCGTCCCGGGTGTTGATGATCGGCCTCTTGAGCGTGGTCTCCAGGCCCACCTCGACCTCGAAGAAGTCGGCCCGCTGGCTGATCTGGAAGCCCTCGCCCCGCGAGTCCTGCCCGATGCCGACCTTGCCGGCGCCGGTGACGACCTGCCGGGAGACGAAGAAGGGCGTCAGGTGCCTGACGATGTCGGCGAACGGCGTGGCCCGCCGCATCAGGTAGTTCTCATGGCAGCCGTAGGAGGCGCCCTTGTTGTCGGTGTTGTTCTTGTAGAGCTGGATCGGGGCGTTGGTGGGGATGGCCGAGGCGCGGACCGCGGCGTCGTGCATGACCCGCTCCCCCGCCTTGTCCCAGATCACCGCGGCCCGCGGGTTGGTGCACTCGGGAGTGGAGTATTCGGGATGGGCGTGGTCGACGTAGAGCCGAGCCCCGTTGGTGAGGATCACGTTGGCCAGGCCCAGATCCTCGTCCGTGAGCTGGCTCTGATCGGCCACCTCCCTGGACAGGTCGAAGCCCCGGGCGTCGCGGAGCGGGTTCTCCTCCTCGAAGTCCCATCGTGCCCGCCGCGCCCTGGCGGCCGAGGCGGCCAGGTAGGCGTTGACGACCTGAGAGGAGGTCACCATCGCGTTGGCCCCCGGCTGTCCGGGCACGGAGATGCCGTACTCCGTCTCGATGCCCATCACCCGCCGTACCGTCATGCGCACCCTCTGTTCATCCGGGACTGTCTTCTCCGCCGTATATATCCCCGACCCTAGACCCTTCACTATGCCCGGTGGTCAGACAGTTATGGCACCGAGGCCTTTTCGCCCGTCGCGAAGGGCTCCCATGGTGGCGGGGAGGGCGGCGCGGACGGCGGCGCGGCCCGCCGCCGGCGTCTGGCCTTGACGAATTCCTGAACCGGCCGTTCGGCCACCCGGTACACCAGGTAGGAGAAGGCCATCGCGGCCAGCGTGGTGACCACGGCGGTCAGCCAGGGCGGCAGCGTGTCCCGCAGGGCAGGGATGATCACGACGGCGGCCGTGGTGTGGAACAGGTAGAGCGGGTAGGTCAGGGCGCCCAGGGTGACCAGGCCGCGCCAGCGCAGCCGGCTCAGCCAGCCGAGCGCCACCATCGCCATGAGCACGTAGAAGAAGATCACGGTGGCGGCGACGGCCCATTCGGGCACGGGCATCGCGGCGTAGCCGACCTTCTCGATGCGCCCGGCGACCCGGTCGATCGCCGAGTTGACCGCCAGGCCGGCGCTGATCCCGGCCAGGCACCACAGGATCAGCCTGGGCCCGTGCTTGGTCATCAGGAAGAAGGCCATGCCGCCGACGAAGTACGCCGCGTACTTGGGCATCACCACGAGGTCGACCCACTTGTCCTCGCTGCCCGCGAAGAACCCGGCGGCCAGCAGCCAGACGCCCATGAAGACCAGGCAGCGGTTGAGCGTCACCCCGACGAGCACCAGGACCGAGATCAGCAGGTAGAAACGGAGCTCGACCCAGAGCGACCAGTAGACGCCGTTGGCGTCGTAGACGCCGAAGGCCCGCTGGAGCATCGTGAGGTTGACCCCGTACTCCCCGGCGCTGAGCTTGGGGTCCAGGGCGGTGGCGGCGGTGAGGCCGTAGACCGCGGCCGTCACGCCGACGCTGACCCAGTAGGCGGGGAAGAGCCGCACCAGCCGGGACAGGGCGAACGCGCCCAGCCCCCGGCCCCAGACACTCATCAGGATGACGAATCCGCTGATCATGAAGAACAGCTCGACGCCCAGGATGCCGAGACCGGACAGCGTGGAGATCGCGGGGAACAGCTTGGACGGGCGATCCCCCCACACCGAGGCGAAGGCGATGAAGTAGTGGAAGGCGAGCACCGCCAGGGCGGCGACGAAACGGAGGAGGTCGAGTTCGGCGAGGCGGCCGCTCCCCCGAGCCGCTCCGCGAGACCCCGCGCCGGTCACCTGACGACCAGGCCGAAATGTTCACGCACGCCACTTGGACGGCGTTTTGATCAATTGGGTTCCATGTGACGTCACTTCACTTCTGTGACGAGTGGGAATCGGTGGCCGGGGCCGGGAACGCCGACGGCGCGGCCCCCGGCGGGGGGACCGCGCCATCGCGCGCGTTGCCGGCGTCGCCAGTCGCCGTGGTGCTGCTAGAGGTACTGGCCGGTGTTGGCCACCGTGTCGATGGATCGACCGGCCTCGGTGCCCTGCTTGCCCGTCACGAGGGTGCGGATGTAGACGATCCGCTCGCCCTTCTTGCCGGAGATGCGGGCCCAGTCGTCGGGGTTGGTGGTGTTGGGCAGGTCCTCGTTCTCGGAGAACTCGTCCACGCAGGCCGCCAGCAGATGCTGGATCCGCAGGCCCTTCTGCCCGGACTCGAGGAACTGCTTGATCGCCATCTTCTTGCTGCGGTCGACGATGTTCTGGATCATGGCGCCGGAGTTGAAGTCCTTGAAGTACAGGACCTCCTTGTCGCCGTTGGCGTAGGTCACCTCGAGGAAGCGGTTCTCCTCGCTCTCGGTGTACATCCGCTCGACCACCCGCTGGATCATGCCCGAGATGGTGCCCCCGCGGCTTCCGCCGTGCTCGGCGAGGTCCTCGGGATGGAGGGGGAGGTCTTCGATGAGGTATTTCGAGAAGATGTCCTTGGCCGCCTCGGCGTCCGGCCGCTCGATCTTGATCTTGACGTCCAGACGGCCGGGCCGCAGGATCGCCGGGTCGATCATGTCCTCGCGGTTGGAGGCGCCGATCACGATCACGTTCTCCAGGCCCTCGACGCCGTCGATCTCCGACAGGAGCTGGGGAACGATGGTGTTCTCGACGTCGGAGGAGACGCCCGAGCCTCGGGTCCGGAAGATCGAGTCCATCTCGTCGAAGAACACGATCACCGGGGTGCCCTCGGAGGCCTTCTCACGGGCCCGCTGGAAGACCAGGCGGATGTGCCGCTCGGTCTCGCCGACGTACTTGTTGAGAAGCTCGGGACCCTTGATGTTGAGGAAGAAACTCTTACCGGACTGGCCGGTCTTCTCCGCGACCTGCTTGGCCAGGGAGTTGGCGACGGCCTTGGCGATGAGCGTCTTGCCGCAGCCGGGCGGACCGTACAGCAGCACGCCCTTCGGCGGACGGAGCTTGTGCTCGCGGAAGAGGTCGGCGTGCAGGTAGGGAAGCTCGATCGCGTCCCGGATCTGCTCGATCTGCCGCATGAGCCCGCCGATCTCCTCGTAGGAGATGTCGGGCACCTCCTCCAGGACGAGCTCTTCGACCTCGGACTTGGGGATGCGCTCGTAGACGTAGCCCGAGCGCGGTTCCAGCAGCAGGGAGTCGCCCGCCCGGATCGGCTGGCCGACCAACGACTCGGCGAGCTTCACCACCCGCTCCTCGTCGGCGTGCGAGATCACCAGCGCGCGCCGGCCGTCCTCAAGGAGCTCCTTGAGCATCACGATCTCGCCGAGTTCCTCGAACCCGAGGGCCTCCACCACGTTGAGCGCCTCGTTGAGCATGACCTCCTGGCCACGCTTCAGCGAGTCGACCTCCACCGCTGGACTGACGTTCACTCGAAGTTTGCGGCCACCGGTGAAGACCTCCACCGTGCCGTCTTCCCTGCTTTCGAGGAACACGCCGAACCCGGATGGCGGCTGCGCCAACCGGTCGACTTCCTCCTTCAGCGCGACGATCTGGTCTCTGGCCTCCTTGAGGGTGGCCACCAGACGCTCGTTCTGGCCTGTGACGGCTGCCAGATTCGCCTGCACTTCATGGAGACGCTCTTCGAGGACCCTGGCCTGCCGGGGAGACTCCGTCAACTTCCGACGTAGCGCGGTGAGCTCCTCCTGCAGGAAGGAGACCTGTGTTGTGAGGTCAGCGACCTCCCGTTCGCGCTGCGCGGCTCGAGCCTCAGCGTCGTCGCGAGCTGCCACGGCGTCACCTCCTTCCCAGTCGAGACCGACTACTCAAAACCCTACCCATCTGGGGGCTGTCCCTTACCTGGCCGAGCAGTGTTCGTATGGCTACATTAAGTTGGCAGTGATTAATCCCTTATGGTGCGTTTAGTCCTGTGAGCATGAGAACACGTCCATCTGTTCCCTTGTCACTGGTAAACGTACCGTCGTGGCCGAATCGTCATCATCTGGTAGAGGAACCGGACTCTTCGCCATGCGCCCCCTTTGCCGGACGTCTGCGACGAGGTGGTGGCGTCACCCCGTCCGCCATGCGGCGGGCGGTGACGAGGAAGCCGGTGTGCCCGACCATCCGGTGATCGGGTCGTACGGCCAGACCTTCGACATGCCAGTCGCGAACCAGGGTCTCCCACGCATGGGGCTCGGTGAAACTCCCGTGTTCGCGGAGAGTTTCGACGGTGCGGGACAACTGGGTCGTAGTCGCCACATAACAGCAGATGACGCCACCGGGCGTGAGAGCCTTGGCGGCGGCGTCCACGCACTCCCACGGGGCGAGCATGTCCAGGATGATCCGGTCGACGTCGCTCTCGTCGAGCGCCTCCACGAAGTCGCCCACGACCAGGCGCCACTGGTCCATCGGACCGCCGTAGAACTTCTCCACGTTCTTGGTGGCGACCTCGGCGAAGTCCTCACGCCGCTCGTAGGAGGTGACGGTGCCCTCGTTGCCCACGGCACGCAGCAGGAAGCAGGTGAGCGCGCCGGAGCCGACCCCCGCCTCCACGACGCGCGCGCCGGGGAAGATGTCGGCCATGGCGACGATCTGCGCCGAGTCCTTCGGATAGATGACCGCCGCGCCACGGGGCATGGACAGCGTGTAGTCCTGGAGCAGGTGCCTGAACGCGAGATACTGGGTGCCGCCGGACGAGCGCACCACCGACCCCTCGGGCTGGCCGATCAGCTCGCTGTGCGGGATTCCGCCCTTGTGCGTGTGGAAGACCCCGTCTTCCTTCAACGTCACCGTGTGACGCTTGTTCTTGGGATCGGTGAGCTGAACCTGATCCCCGGCCTGAAACGGCCCATGCCTGCGAAAACCCATGCCCGCAAGGTTATCGGCGTACGGCTGCCGCCGGTTCCGCTCCGGGGCCGGGCGACCCCCTCCGGCCGGGTCGAGCCGTCCGGGTCCGGCCCGCGCCCGCGCGCCCCCGCCCGGGGCGGTCCGAAAACGATTCGCCCGTCATAGGGGTAGCTGATAGCACTGGGAGGGTGTTTCCTCGAGACGTGATACCCGC comes from Streptosporangium roseum DSM 43021 and encodes:
- the dop gene encoding depupylase/deamidase Dop produces the protein MTVRRVMGIETEYGISVPGQPGANAMVTSSQVVNAYLAASAARARRARWDFEEENPLRDARGFDLSREVADQSQLTDEDLGLANVILTNGARLYVDHAHPEYSTPECTNPRAAVIWDKAGERVMHDAAVRASAIPTNAPIQLYKNNTDNKGASYGCHENYLMRRATPFADIVRHLTPFFVSRQVVTGAGKVGIGQDSRGEGFQISQRADFFEVEVGLETTLKRPIINTRDEPHADPEKYRRLHVIIGDANMSEISTYLKLGSTALVLAMIEDGYFTRDLAVENPVQALRAVSHDPTLKYEIAMRDGRKLTAVQLQMEYLELARKYAEERSGNGVDELTKDVLDRWESVLTRLAEDPMQLSRELDWVAKLELLEGYRTRDGLPWSHPRLQLVDLQYSDIRPDRGLYNRLVARGRMQRLVTEEEVQRAIEAPPSDTRAYFRGRCLSQFSESVAAASWDSVIFDIPGRESLQRVPTMEPLRGTRAHVGELFDRCRTAADLVNALTGE
- a CDS encoding acyltransferase family protein, which codes for MTGAGSRGAARGSGRLAELDLLRFVAALAVLAFHYFIAFASVWGDRPSKLFPAISTLSGLGILGVELFFMISGFVILMSVWGRGLGAFALSRLVRLFPAYWVSVGVTAAVYGLTAATALDPKLSAGEYGVNLTMLQRAFGVYDANGVYWSLWVELRFYLLISVLVLVGVTLNRCLVFMGVWLLAAGFFAGSEDKWVDLVVMPKYAAYFVGGMAFFLMTKHGPRLILWCLAGISAGLAVNSAIDRVAGRIEKVGYAAMPVPEWAVAATVIFFYVLMAMVALGWLSRLRWRGLVTLGALTYPLYLFHTTAAVVIIPALRDTLPPWLTAVVTTLAAMAFSYLVYRVAERPVQEFVKARRRRRAAPPSAPPSPPPWEPFATGEKASVP
- the arc gene encoding proteasome ATPase — protein: MAARDDAEARAAQREREVADLTTQVSFLQEELTALRRKLTESPRQARVLEERLHEVQANLAAVTGQNERLVATLKEARDQIVALKEEVDRLAQPPSGFGVFLESREDGTVEVFTGGRKLRVNVSPAVEVDSLKRGQEVMLNEALNVVEALGFEELGEIVMLKELLEDGRRALVISHADEERVVKLAESLVGQPIRAGDSLLLEPRSGYVYERIPKSEVEELVLEEVPDISYEEIGGLMRQIEQIRDAIELPYLHADLFREHKLRPPKGVLLYGPPGCGKTLIAKAVANSLAKQVAEKTGQSGKSFFLNIKGPELLNKYVGETERHIRLVFQRAREKASEGTPVIVFFDEMDSIFRTRGSGVSSDVENTIVPQLLSEIDGVEGLENVIVIGASNREDMIDPAILRPGRLDVKIKIERPDAEAAKDIFSKYLIEDLPLHPEDLAEHGGSRGGTISGMIQRVVERMYTESEENRFLEVTYANGDKEVLYFKDFNSGAMIQNIVDRSKKMAIKQFLESGQKGLRIQHLLAACVDEFSENEDLPNTTNPDDWARISGKKGERIVYIRTLVTGKQGTEAGRSIDTVANTGQYL
- a CDS encoding tRNA (adenine-N1)-methyltransferase — translated: MGFRRHGPFQAGDQVQLTDPKNKRHTVTLKEDGVFHTHKGGIPHSELIGQPEGSVVRSSGGTQYLAFRHLLQDYTLSMPRGAAVIYPKDSAQIVAMADIFPGARVVEAGVGSGALTCFLLRAVGNEGTVTSYERREDFAEVATKNVEKFYGGPMDQWRLVVGDFVEALDESDVDRIILDMLAPWECVDAAAKALTPGGVICCYVATTTQLSRTVETLREHGSFTEPHAWETLVRDWHVEGLAVRPDHRMVGHTGFLVTARRMADGVTPPPRRRRPAKGAHGEESGSSTR